The following are encoded in a window of Impatiens glandulifera chromosome 5, dImpGla2.1, whole genome shotgun sequence genomic DNA:
- the LOC124939702 gene encoding uncharacterized protein LOC124939702 — protein sequence MDATAEMDDDVFKMACRRLSATNKPVPTSGKKQLLKPELIPACDVFARAILRKEKVIFEEPPQETEDEEWDDEEADTEGTENRTDHDDDLSAQSPNNAEHSINPETTEGEDGIDTGANDEGLSREEADEAEAERLAQNIFQGIIRRDEDVISLYLEWHEHRFNTNYKNIMTDLNQEDCFARLEEVEAMILSLTKSNTIHEEIERLEAICNLKEVPVYTAPVIEEFPIDWTTTSREDTETPRDIETPIQDNAEIPTSKTVEVQSLDNVEVPNSEIEVINLEDSAQLEPPNEEEAPINLDERADPNPTEQSSPTPPPEATVSVPPKEWIEDRLQEFEASVSGRIGEQLKKFEASTSGQVEDRLQKFEASISEQIDDRILEHNVSKLQPLKDRCENVFDSAMQFADVTKKVVDHHQARLEQLSTGLWEEAGERENCAHHILALEDLTSELKKDFERVDPTIERVSVLEKKNEDLVAEERLDAEVSRDKEAPRATPLTEEEVEAERIRRAEIMYPGYAEQIARQAAEDAERLETEQRRLAGFAKEHEKKKKAAASASAPVASASEPKKRKKPAPKKVRIVEMLNTISDPVETGTSQQDDQVEDEFEEQLRIYALSFGYL from the exons ATGGACGCAACAGCAGAGATGGACGATGACGTTTTTAAGATGGCTTGCCGCCGTTTATCAGCAACAAACAAGCCGGTCcccacatccggaaagaaacaaCTGCTGAAACCGGAACTCATCCCGGCGTGTGACGTttttgccagggcgatactg agaaaagaaaaggtaaTTTTCGAAGAACCACCTCAAGaaacagaggatgaggagtgggACGATGAGGAAGCCGACACAGAGGGAACCGAAAATAGAACGGACCATGACGATGATCTTTCGGCTCAAAGTCCAAACAATGCCGAACATAGCATAAATCCTGAAACCACCGAGGGTGAGGACGGGATTGACACAGGTGCCAATGATGAAGGCCTCAGCAGGGAGGAAGCCGATGAGGCCGAGGCCGAGAGattagcccagaatatctttcagggcatcATCAGGCGGGATGAGGACGTTATAAGCttatacttggagtggcatgagcaccgctTCAACACGAACTATAAGAACATCATGACGGACTTGAACCAAGAGGATTGCTTCGCCAGGTTGGAGGAGGTGGAGGCCATGATcttaagcctcacaaaatccaataccattcatgag gaaatagagcggctggaagccatATGCAATCTAAAAGAAGTACCGGTATATACCGCTCCAGTCATCGAAGAATTTCCAATTGACTGGACAACAACCTCAAGAGAAGACACCGAGACACCGAGGGACATTGAGACACCGATACAGGACAATGCTGAAATACCGACTTCAAAGACTGTTGAGGTACAAAGTTTAGACAATGTCGAGGTTCCAAACTCAGAAATTGAGGTAATAAACTTAGAGGATTCGGCTCAATTAGAACCTCCAAATGAAGAGGAGGCACCGATAAATCTTGATGAAAGAGCCGATCCTAATCCGACCGAGCAGTCCTCTCCCACTCCACCACCGGAAGCTACCGTTTCAGTTCCTCCTAAGGAATGGATTGAAGACCGGCTCCAAGAGTTTGAAGCATCCGTTTCGGGACGGATTGGTGAGCAACTTAAGAAATTTGAAGCGTCCACATCGGGGCAGGTTGAAGACCGGCTTCAGAAATTTGAAGCATCAATATCAGAGCAGATTGATGACCGCATACTTGAACACAACGTCTCtaagcttcaaccgctcaaggatagATGCGAGAACGTTTTCGATTCGGCCATGCAGTTCGCCGATGTGACAAAGAAGGTTGTGGATCACCATCAAGCGCGCCTAGAGCAACTCagcaccggactatgggaagaggccggtgagcgagaaAACTGTGCTCATCATATTTTAGCTCTGGAGGATCTCACTTCggaattaaagaaggatttcgaacgggttgATCCGACAATTGAACGAGTCTCGGTACTGGAAAAGAAAAACGaagatctcgtggccgaa gaaaggctggacgccgaagttagCAGAGACAAAGAGGCGCCGCGAGCGACTCCGCTGACCGAGGAAGAAGTAGAGGCCGAGAGAATAAGAAGGGCTGAGATCATGTATCCAGGGTATGCTGAGCAAATAGCAAGAcaggctgcggaggatgccgaACGATTGGAAACGGAGCAGCGACGGCTGGCGGGATTTGCGAAGGAAcacgagaaaaagaagaaagcggccgcctccgcttcagcaccgGTCGCCTCGGCTTCAGAAccgaagaaaagaaagaagccggctcctaagaaagttcggattgTGGAGATGCTCAATACAATTTCTGACCCGGTCGAGACGGGTACCTCGCAGCAAGAcgaccaagtcgaggatgaattcgaagaacagctgcg TATTTATGCTTTGTCCTTcggttatctataa